From one Rosa rugosa chromosome 4, drRosRugo1.1, whole genome shotgun sequence genomic stretch:
- the LOC133743728 gene encoding malate dehydrogenase, chloroplastic has protein sequence MAATAAAATFSVGTTCSVGRKGVSTPQSKPCALRFTTQNPLKSFSGLKATSGSFACESESSFFGKESTAAIRASYALKAQKEASVVQQPQASYKVAVLGAAGGIGQPLALLIKMSPLVSSLHLYDIANVKGVAADLSHCNTPSQVLDFTGADELAKSLKGVDVVVIPAGVPRKPGMTRDDLFNINAGIVKTLIEAVADNCPDAFIHIISNPVNSTVPIAAEVLKQKGVYNPKKLFGVSTLDVVRANTFVAQKKNLKLIDVDVPVVGGHAGITILPLLSKTKPSVSLSDEEVAELTVRIQNAGTEVVEAKAGAGSATLSMAYAAARFVESSLRALDGDSDVYECSYVDSNLTELPFFASRIKIGKEGVEALIPSDLQGLTEYEQKALEALKPELKASIEKGIAFANKQTVAA, from the coding sequence ATGgcagcaacagcagcagcagctaccTTTTCCGTCGGAACCACATGTTCCGTTGGCCGGAAAGGAGTCTCAACCCCACAATCGAAGCCTTGTGCTTTGAGGTTCACCACCCAGAATCCTCTTAAGAGTTTCAGTGGCCTTAAGGCAACAAGTGGATCGTTCGCTTGCGAATCTGAGTCATCATTCTTTGGCAAGGAAAGCACTGCAGCTATTCGAGCTTCTTATGCTCTGAAAGCCCAGAAGGAAGCCTCGGTGGTTCAGCAGCCGCAGGCGTCTTACAAAGTAGCTGTTCTTGGAGCTGCTGGTGGGATTGGCCAGCCCTTGGCTCTTCTCATCAAGATGTCCCCTTTGGTGTCTTCCCTGCATTTGTACGATATTGCAAATGTCAAGGGTGTTGCGGCTGATCTCAGTCACTGCAACACTCCCTCCCAGGTTCTGGATTTCACCGGAGCTGATGAGTTGGCTAAATCTTTGAAAGGTGTGGATGTGGTTGTCATTCCTGCTGGAGTTCCAAGGAAGCCTGGCATGACCCGTGATGATCTCTTTAACATCAATGCCGGCATTGTGAAGACCTTGATTGAGGCTGTTGCTGATAACTGCCCAGATGCTTTCATTCACATCATCAGTAACCCAGTTAACTCTACTGTGCCTATTGCGGCTGAGGTTCTGAAGCAGAAGGGTGTTTATAACCCAAAGAAGCTCTTTGGTGTTTCTACTTTGGATGTTGTGAGGGCTAACACATTTGTTGCTCAGAAGAAGAATCTGAAATTGATTGATGTTGATGTCCCAGTTGTTGGGGGACATGCTGGAATAACTATACTGCCATTGCTGTCGAAGACAAAACCCTCAGTCAGCCTCAGTGATGAAGAAGTTGCAGAGCTGACTGTTAGGATTCAGAATGCTGGAACTGAAGTTGTGGAGGCGAAGGCAGGTGCTGGGTCTGCAACATTGTCAATGGCATATGCTGCAGCTAGATTTGTTGAGTCGTCTCTCCGTGCGCTAGATGGAGACAGCGATGTCTATGAGTGCTCTTATGTGGATTCAAATCTGACTGAGCTTCCGTTCTTTGCTTCAAGAATTAAGATTGGAAAGGAAGGAGTTGAAGCTTTAATACCGTCTGACCTTCAGGGTCTAACAGAGTATGAGCAAAAGGCTCTTGAAGCACTGAAGCCAGAACTGAAAGCCAGCATTGAGAAGGGTATTGCATTTGCCAACAAGCAAACAGTGGCTGCCTAG
- the LOC133743754 gene encoding geranylgeranyl diphosphate reductase, chloroplastic, with the protein MASIALKSFVGLRQSTLENPSFTSQSKPISSFPSSPRTFRVLAAKTSPKVAGRNLRVAVIGGGPAGGAAAETLAKGGVETFLIERKMDNCKPCGGAIPLCMVGEFDLPLDIIDRRVTKMKMISPSNVAVDIGQTLKPHEYIGMVRREVLDNYLRNRASENGASVINGLFLKMDSPSQGDGTSPYVLHYTEYDGKAGGVGVKKTLEVDAVIGADGANSRVAKSIDAGDYEYAIAFQERIKIPDDKMVYYENLAEMYVGDDVSPDFYGWVFPKCDHVAVGTGTVTHKGDIKKFQLATRNRAKDKILGGKILRVEAHPIPEHPRPRRLAGRVALVGDAAGYVTKCSGEGIYFAAKSGRMCAEAIVEGSENGKRMINEGDLRNYLEKWDKTYWPTYKVLDILQKVFYRSNPAREAFVEMCADEYVQKMTFDSYLYKRVVPGNPWEDLKLAVNTIGSLVRANALKQEMEKISA; encoded by the exons ATGGCCTCCATTGCTCTCAAGTCCTTCGTCGGCCTCCGCCAATCCACCCTCGAAAACCCCAGCTTCACCTCCCAGTCAAAGCCCATTTCCTCATTCCCATCATCACCGCGCACTTTCCGCGTCCTCGCTGCGAAAACCAGCCCCAAAGTAGCTGGCCGCAACCTCCGCGTCGCCGTCATCGGCGGCGGCCCAGCAGGCGGCGCCGCCGCAGAGACGCTGGCGAAGGGCGGAGTCGAGACGTTTCTGATTGAGCGGAAAATGGACAACTGCAAGCCCTGCGGCGGAGCTATCCCGCTCTGCATGGTGGGGGAGTTTGACCTGCCGTTGGATATCATTGACCGGAGAGTCACCAAGATGAAGATGATATCGCCGTCGAATGTGGCGGTGGATATCGGGCAGACGCTGAAGCCGCACGAGTACATTGGGATGGTGCGGCGAGAAGTGCTGGATAATTACCTGAGGAACAGGGCTAGTGAGAATGGGGCGAGTGTGATTAATGGGTTGTTTTTGAAGATGGATAGTCCGAGTCAGGGGGACGGGACCTCGCCGTATGTGTTGCATTATACTGAGTATGACGGCAAGGCCGGCGGGGTTGGTGTGAAGAAGACTTTGGAGGTTGATGCTGTGATTGGAGCTGATGGGGCTAATTCCAGAGTGGCTAAGTCCATTGATGCCGGTGATTATGAGTACGCGATTGCGTTTCAG GAGAGGATCAAGATCCCTGATGACAAAATGGTGTACTACGAGAACTTGGCAGAGATGTATGTAGGTGATGATGTCTCGCCAGACTTTTACGGGTGGGTGTTCCCCAAGTGTGATCATGTTGCAGTTGGAACAGGTACTGTGACTCACAAAGGAGACATCAAGAAGTTCCAGCTAGCAACAAGAAACCGAGCCAAGGACAAGATTTTAGGCGGAAAGATTCTACGAGTGGAGGCACATCCGATCCCTGAACACCCCCGCCCAAGAAGGCTAGCCGGGAGAGTAGCACTGGTCGGTGATGCAGCCGGGTATGTCACCAAATGCTCGGGTGAAGGTATCTACTTTGCAGCAAAGAGTGGAAGGATGTGTGCCGAGGCCATTGTTGAGGGATCAGAGAATGGGAAGAGGATGATAAACGAAGGGGACTTGAGGAACTATTTGGAGAAGTGGGACAAGACTTACTGGCCGACTTACAAGGTGCTCGATATCTTGCAGAAGGTGTTTTACAGGTCGAACCCGGCGAGAGAAGCGTTTGTGGAGATGTGTGCAGATGAGTATGTGCAGAAGATGACCTTTGATAGTTATTTGTACAAAAGGGTGGTGCCTGGGAACCCATGGGAGGATTTGAAGTTGGCTGTGAATACCATTGGGAGCTTGGTTAGGGCTAATGCACTTAAGCAAGAGATGGAAAAAATCAGTGCCTAG